A section of the Streptomyces xinghaiensis S187 genome encodes:
- a CDS encoding nicotinate phosphoribosyltransferase yields the protein MTGEAPSQDVLTTDLYEATMCLAYLREGMTGEATFSLFVRKLPSGRGFLVAAGLEPALDHLARLRVGPAETTAFAAAMHRPAEELEAMNGLEFRGEVRAVPEGRIVLAGEPLLEVTAPLPQAQLAETILLNQVSHQTAVASKTARCVLAARGRPVVDFALRRTHGTEAGHAMARLSALTGFAGTSDVAAARAFGLRAVGTMAHSYIEAYEDEEAAFRAFARTHPGPVTLLVDTYDTEEGVHAAARVLHDLGYGPGCAVRLDSGDLGELAVRSRHILDTAGLPEVRITASGGLDEYEIDRLVASGAPIDTYAVGTRAGVSADAPYLDSAYKLVSYDGRPVMKLSSRKVTRPAAKQVFRRPGLRDTIALRDEPVPPGAEPLLETVMTGGRRTAPAAPLDAARRRFEADLAELPDAARRIRDPRAPEAGVSEALARLTEEVRRRIETRVLGTPGR from the coding sequence ATGACCGGAGAAGCGCCGTCACAGGACGTCCTCACCACCGATCTCTACGAGGCGACCATGTGCCTCGCGTATCTGCGCGAGGGCATGACCGGCGAGGCCACCTTCAGCCTGTTCGTCCGCAAGCTCCCGTCCGGCCGCGGCTTCCTGGTCGCCGCGGGCCTCGAACCGGCGCTCGACCACCTGGCCCGGCTCCGGGTCGGCCCCGCCGAGACGACGGCCTTCGCGGCGGCGATGCACCGGCCCGCCGAGGAGCTGGAGGCGATGAACGGCCTGGAGTTCCGCGGCGAGGTCCGCGCCGTCCCCGAGGGCCGGATCGTGCTGGCCGGCGAGCCGCTGCTGGAGGTCACCGCCCCGCTCCCGCAGGCCCAGCTCGCGGAGACCATCCTGCTCAACCAGGTCAGCCACCAGACGGCGGTCGCCTCCAAGACGGCCCGCTGCGTCCTCGCCGCCCGCGGCCGCCCGGTCGTGGACTTCGCGCTGCGCCGGACCCACGGCACCGAGGCCGGTCACGCCATGGCCCGGCTGAGCGCCCTCACCGGCTTCGCCGGGACCAGCGACGTCGCCGCCGCCCGCGCCTTCGGCCTGCGGGCCGTCGGCACCATGGCGCACTCGTACATCGAGGCGTACGAGGACGAGGAGGCCGCCTTCCGGGCCTTCGCCCGCACCCACCCCGGGCCGGTCACCCTGCTGGTGGACACCTACGACACCGAGGAGGGCGTCCACGCGGCGGCCCGCGTCCTGCACGACCTCGGCTACGGACCCGGCTGCGCGGTCCGCCTCGACAGCGGGGACCTGGGCGAACTGGCCGTCCGCTCCCGGCACATCCTCGACACGGCCGGGCTGCCCGAGGTGCGGATCACCGCCAGCGGGGGCCTGGACGAGTACGAGATCGACCGGCTGGTGGCCTCGGGCGCCCCGATCGACACCTACGCGGTCGGCACCCGGGCGGGCGTCTCCGCCGACGCCCCGTACCTGGACTCCGCCTACAAGCTGGTCTCCTACGACGGCCGCCCGGTGATGAAACTGTCCAGCCGGAAGGTCACCCGGCCGGCGGCCAAGCAGGTCTTCCGCCGCCCCGGCCTGCGGGACACGATCGCGCTCCGGGACGAGCCGGTGCCGCCGGGCGCCGAACCGCTGCTGGAGACCGTGATGACCGGCGGGCGGCGCACCGCCCCGGCGGCCCCGCTCGACGCCGCCCGGCGCCGCTTCGAGGCCGATCTGGCCGAACTCCCGGACGCCGCACGGAGGATCAGGGATCCGCGGGCCCCGGAGGCCGGGGTGTCCGAGGCGCTCGCCCGGCTCACCGAGGAGGTCCGCCGGCGGATCGAGACCCGCGTCCTGGGCACACCGGGCCGCTGA
- a CDS encoding DUF1918 domain-containing protein translates to MQAQLGDQIVVESGTTGGARRDGEIVGLHHADGTPPYDVRWSDTGRVTVVFPGPDAHIRHLHHEGGPDRRS, encoded by the coding sequence ATGCAGGCACAGCTCGGCGACCAGATCGTAGTGGAGAGCGGAACGACGGGCGGCGCCCGGCGCGACGGCGAGATCGTCGGACTGCACCACGCCGACGGCACTCCTCCGTACGACGTGCGCTGGTCGGACACCGGCCGGGTGACGGTGGTCTTCCCGGGGCCCGACGCGCACATCCGTCATCTGCACCACGAGGGCGGACCGGACCGCCGGTCCTGA